In Bos mutus isolate GX-2022 chromosome 10, NWIPB_WYAK_1.1, whole genome shotgun sequence, a single window of DNA contains:
- the CTXN2 gene encoding cortexin-2, which yields MSSTYCGNTSAKMSVNEVSAFSLTLEQKTGFAFVGILCIFLGLLIIRCFKILLDPYSSMPSSTWEDEVEEFDKGTFEYALA from the coding sequence ATGAGTAGTACCTACTGTGGCAACACTTCAGCTAAGATGAGTGTCAACGAAGTGTCAGCTTTCTCATTGACTCTGGAGCAGAAAACTGGCTTCGCTTTTGTTGGGATTTTGTGTATCTTCTTGGGACTTCTTATTATCAGATGCTTCAAAATCCTGTTAGACCCATATAGTAGCATGCCTTCCTCTACATGGGAAGATGAAGTAGAAGAGTTTGATAAAGGGACATTTGAATATGCACTTGCCTGA
- the MYEF2 gene encoding myelin expression factor 2 isoform X1, producing the protein MADADKPEVLRAAGDDSPHRQPSEPPGEPRREPHPPEQEKQPPQHSSSSNGVKMENDESVKEEKSELKEKSTGNKKANRFHPYSKDKNSGTGEKKGPNRNRVFISNIPYDMKWQAIKDLMREKVGEVTYVELFKDAEGKSRGCGVVEFKDEEFVKKALETMNKYDLSGRPLNIKEDPDGENARRALQRTGGSFPGGHVPDMGSGLMNLPPSILNNPNIPPEVISNLQAGRLGSTIFVANLDFKVGWKKLKEVFSIAGTVKRADIKEDKDGKSRGMGTVTFEQAIEAVQAISMFNGQFLFDRPMHVKMDDKSVPHEDYRSHDSKAPQLPRGLGGIGMGLGPGGQPISASQLNIGGVMGNLGPSGMGMDGPGFGGMNRIGGGIGFGGLEAMNSMGGFGGVGRMGELYRGAMTSSMERDFGRGDIGINRGFGDSFGRLGSAMIGGFAGRIGASNMGPIGSGISGGMGGMNSVTGGMGMGLDRMSSSFDRMGPGIGAILERSIDMDRGFLSGPMGSGMRDRIGSKGNQIFVRNLPFDLTWQKLKEKFSQCGHVMFAEIKMENGKSKGCGTVRFDSPESAEKACRIMNGIKISGREIDVRLDRNA; encoded by the exons ATGGCTGACGCCGACAAGCCCGAGGTGCTTAGGGCCGCTGGCGACGACAGCCCGCATCGGCAGCCCTCGGAGCCGCCGGGCGAGCCCCGGCGAGAACCTCACCCGCCCGAGCAGGAGAAGCAGCCTCCGCAGCACAGCAGCAGCTCCAATGGCGTTAAAAT GGAGAATGATGAATCAGTCAAAGAAGAGAAatctgaattaaaagaaaaatctacagGGAATAAGAAGGCCAATAGATTCCATCCTTATTCAAAAGATAAGAATTCAGGCACTGGAGAAAAGAAGGGTCCAAATCGTAACAGAGTTTTTATTAGCAACATTCCATATGACATGAAATGGCAAGCTATTAAAGATCTAATGAGAGAAAAAG TTGGTGAGGTTACATACGTGGAGCTCTTTAAGGATGCGGAAGGAAAATCAAGG GGTTGTgg tGTGGTTGAATTCAAAGATGAAGAATTTGTCAAGAAAGCACTAGAGACAATGAACAAATATGATCTTAGTGGAAGACCGTTGAATATTAAGGAG GATCCTGATGGAGAAAATGCTCGTAGGGCATTGCAACGAACAGGAGGATCATTTCCAGGAGGACATGTACCCGATATGGGATCGGGATTGATGAATTTACCACCTTCCATTCTCAATAATCCAAACATTCCTCCTGAGGTTATCAGTAATTTGCAGGCTGGTAGACTTGGTTCCACAATTTTTGTTGCTAAT CTTGACTTCAAAGTTGGTTGGAAGAAGCTAAAGGAAGTGTTCAGCATAGCTGGAACTGTAAAGCGGGCAGATATTAAAGAAGACAAAGATGGCAAGAGCAGAGGAATGGGCACAGTCACTTTTGAACAAGCAATTGAAGCAGTTCAAGCAATTT CTATGTTCAATGGGCAGTTTTTGTTTGATAGACCTATGCATGTGAAAATG GATGACAAGTCTGTCCCTCATGAAGACTACCGTTCACACGACAGTAAAGCGCCACAGTTGCCGC GTGGTCTTGGAGGCATTGGAATGGGACTTGGTCCAGGTGGACAACCTATTAGTGCCAGCCAGTTGAACATAGGTGGTGTAATGGGAAATTTAGGTCCAAGTG GTATGGGAATGGATGGTCCAGGTTTTGGAGGAATGAATAGAATTGGAGGAG GAATTGGGTTTGGTGGTCTGGAAGCAATGAATAGCATGGGAGGATTTGGAGGAGTTGGTCGAATGGGAG AGCTATACCGTGGTGCGATGACTAGTAGCATGGAGAGAGATTTTGGACGTGGTGATATTGGAATAAATCGAGGCTTTGGAGATTCCTTTGGTAGACTTG GCAGTGCAATGATTGGAGGGTTTGCAGGAAGAATAGGAGCTTCTAACATGGGTCCAATAGGATCTGGAATAA GTGGTGGAATGGGTGGCATGAACAGTGTGACTGGAGGAATGGGGATGGGACTGGATCGGATGAGTTCCAGCTTTGATAGAATGGGACCAGGTATAGGAGCTATACTGGAGAGAAGCATCGATATGGATCGAGGATTTTTATCGGGTCCGATGGGAAGCGGAATGAGAGACAGAATAGGCTCCAAAGGCAACCAGATATTTGTCAGAAAT CTGCCTTTTGACTTGACTTGGCAGAAACTAAAAGAGAAATTCAGTCAGTGTG
- the MYEF2 gene encoding myelin expression factor 2 isoform X2, with protein MADADKPEVLRAAGDDSPHRQPSEPPGEPRREPHPPEQEKQPPQHSSSSNGVKMENDESVKEEKSELKEKSTGNKKANRFHPYSKDKNSGTGEKKGPNRNRVFISNIPYDMKWQAIKDLMREKVGEVTYVELFKDAEGKSRGCGVVEFKDEEFVKKALETMNKYDLSGRPLNIKEDPDGENARRALQRTGGSFPGGHVPDMGSGLMNLPPSILNNPNIPPEVISNLQAGRLGSTIFVANLDFKVGWKKLKEVFSIAGTVKRADIKEDKDGKSRGMGTVTFEQAIEAVQAISMFNGQFLFDRPMHVKMDDKSVPHEDYRSHDSKAPQLPRGLGGIGMGLGPGGQPISASQLNIGGVMGNLGPSGMGMDGPGFGGMNRIGGGIGFGGLEAMNSMGGFGGVGRMGELYRGAMTSSMERDFGRGDIGINRGFGDSFGRLGGGMGGMNSVTGGMGMGLDRMSSSFDRMGPGIGAILERSIDMDRGFLSGPMGSGMRDRIGSKGNQIFVRNLPFDLTWQKLKEKFSQCGHVMFAEIKMENGKSKGCGTVRFDSPESAEKACRIMNGIKISGREIDVRLDRNA; from the exons ATGGCTGACGCCGACAAGCCCGAGGTGCTTAGGGCCGCTGGCGACGACAGCCCGCATCGGCAGCCCTCGGAGCCGCCGGGCGAGCCCCGGCGAGAACCTCACCCGCCCGAGCAGGAGAAGCAGCCTCCGCAGCACAGCAGCAGCTCCAATGGCGTTAAAAT GGAGAATGATGAATCAGTCAAAGAAGAGAAatctgaattaaaagaaaaatctacagGGAATAAGAAGGCCAATAGATTCCATCCTTATTCAAAAGATAAGAATTCAGGCACTGGAGAAAAGAAGGGTCCAAATCGTAACAGAGTTTTTATTAGCAACATTCCATATGACATGAAATGGCAAGCTATTAAAGATCTAATGAGAGAAAAAG TTGGTGAGGTTACATACGTGGAGCTCTTTAAGGATGCGGAAGGAAAATCAAGG GGTTGTgg tGTGGTTGAATTCAAAGATGAAGAATTTGTCAAGAAAGCACTAGAGACAATGAACAAATATGATCTTAGTGGAAGACCGTTGAATATTAAGGAG GATCCTGATGGAGAAAATGCTCGTAGGGCATTGCAACGAACAGGAGGATCATTTCCAGGAGGACATGTACCCGATATGGGATCGGGATTGATGAATTTACCACCTTCCATTCTCAATAATCCAAACATTCCTCCTGAGGTTATCAGTAATTTGCAGGCTGGTAGACTTGGTTCCACAATTTTTGTTGCTAAT CTTGACTTCAAAGTTGGTTGGAAGAAGCTAAAGGAAGTGTTCAGCATAGCTGGAACTGTAAAGCGGGCAGATATTAAAGAAGACAAAGATGGCAAGAGCAGAGGAATGGGCACAGTCACTTTTGAACAAGCAATTGAAGCAGTTCAAGCAATTT CTATGTTCAATGGGCAGTTTTTGTTTGATAGACCTATGCATGTGAAAATG GATGACAAGTCTGTCCCTCATGAAGACTACCGTTCACACGACAGTAAAGCGCCACAGTTGCCGC GTGGTCTTGGAGGCATTGGAATGGGACTTGGTCCAGGTGGACAACCTATTAGTGCCAGCCAGTTGAACATAGGTGGTGTAATGGGAAATTTAGGTCCAAGTG GTATGGGAATGGATGGTCCAGGTTTTGGAGGAATGAATAGAATTGGAGGAG GAATTGGGTTTGGTGGTCTGGAAGCAATGAATAGCATGGGAGGATTTGGAGGAGTTGGTCGAATGGGAG AGCTATACCGTGGTGCGATGACTAGTAGCATGGAGAGAGATTTTGGACGTGGTGATATTGGAATAAATCGAGGCTTTGGAGATTCCTTTGGTAGACTTG GTGGTGGAATGGGTGGCATGAACAGTGTGACTGGAGGAATGGGGATGGGACTGGATCGGATGAGTTCCAGCTTTGATAGAATGGGACCAGGTATAGGAGCTATACTGGAGAGAAGCATCGATATGGATCGAGGATTTTTATCGGGTCCGATGGGAAGCGGAATGAGAGACAGAATAGGCTCCAAAGGCAACCAGATATTTGTCAGAAAT CTGCCTTTTGACTTGACTTGGCAGAAACTAAAAGAGAAATTCAGTCAGTGTG